In Arthrobacter sp. B3I4, the following proteins share a genomic window:
- a CDS encoding prolyl oligopeptidase family serine peptidase, with translation MSSTDAQSLSEHPETPFHDLDHYLAIPRVGGLALSRDGERLVTTVATLNEKGTEYRTALWELDPAGRKQARRITRSAKGEAGAVFAADGSLYFTSARPDPESPDADPVNALWVLPSDGGEARVALSRAGGVNGLLAAKDADTLFVTASVLAGSTDEDDDEERRTARKDNKVAAILHTGYPVRHWDADLGPAQPRLFAVDPGVEPEPGKPGTVDTLPPVKLRNLTPDAGNGLRDADTVVSPDGKTLYSSFTKPLANADSRTVLVAVDVATGTRRTLLDTEGMNYTPGPVSPDGRTLAVVSQSETTPERAPVVALHLLDLSSDGGELTPLAEGWDRWPRPAAWLPDGSALLVTADEDGASPVFRISVSGPAAGGDAAPARLTADAAAYSDVVVAPDGRSAYALRSSYEFPAEAVRIDLASGEVTRLPAPAERPAYRGSLERVEATAADGTRVPGYLALPEGASEGSPAPLLLWIHGGPLGSWNAWTWRWNPWLLVASGYAVLLPDPALSTGYGQEHIQRGWGEWGKAPFTDLMTITDAVVRRPDIDETRTAAMGGSFGGYMANWVAGHTDRFKAIVTHASLWALDQFGPTTDSAQYWLKEMTAEMAAENSPHLHVENIRTPMLVIHGDKDYRVPIGEGLRLWYELLSKSQLPADENGDTEHRFLYFPDENHWILQPQHAKVWYGVVEHFLAKNLLDKDLPVPDELGL, from the coding sequence ATGTCTTCTACCGATGCGCAGTCATTAAGCGAACACCCCGAGACCCCTTTCCATGACTTGGACCATTACCTCGCCATTCCGAGGGTGGGCGGTCTAGCGTTAAGTCGGGACGGCGAGAGGCTGGTCACCACCGTGGCCACGCTGAATGAGAAGGGCACTGAGTACCGGACGGCCCTGTGGGAGCTGGATCCCGCCGGCCGGAAGCAGGCCCGCCGGATCACGCGCAGCGCCAAAGGTGAGGCGGGGGCCGTTTTCGCGGCAGACGGCAGCTTGTACTTCACGTCGGCGCGGCCCGATCCTGAAAGCCCGGACGCCGACCCGGTCAACGCGCTGTGGGTGCTTCCGTCCGACGGCGGCGAGGCCCGCGTTGCGCTTTCCCGCGCCGGCGGCGTCAACGGGTTGTTGGCCGCGAAGGATGCCGACACTTTGTTCGTCACCGCCTCTGTGCTCGCCGGTTCCACCGACGAGGACGACGACGAGGAGCGCCGCACGGCCCGCAAGGACAACAAGGTGGCCGCCATCCTTCACACCGGCTACCCGGTGCGCCACTGGGATGCGGACTTAGGACCTGCGCAGCCGCGCCTGTTCGCCGTCGACCCCGGCGTCGAACCGGAGCCGGGAAAACCCGGCACGGTCGACACGCTGCCGCCGGTCAAGCTACGCAACCTGACTCCCGACGCTGGAAACGGCCTCCGCGACGCCGACACCGTCGTCAGTCCGGACGGGAAAACCCTCTACAGCAGCTTCACGAAGCCGCTTGCCAATGCCGACTCCCGCACCGTGCTGGTGGCCGTGGACGTCGCCACCGGAACCCGCCGGACCCTGCTGGACACCGAAGGCATGAACTACACTCCCGGCCCGGTCAGCCCCGACGGCCGGACCCTGGCGGTGGTGAGCCAGAGCGAGACCACCCCGGAGCGCGCACCCGTGGTGGCGCTGCACCTGCTGGACCTCTCCTCCGACGGCGGAGAGCTGACCCCGCTGGCGGAAGGCTGGGACCGCTGGCCGCGCCCGGCAGCCTGGCTGCCGGACGGCTCTGCCCTGCTGGTCACCGCCGATGAGGACGGAGCCTCGCCGGTGTTCCGGATCAGCGTATCCGGCCCGGCAGCAGGCGGTGACGCCGCGCCGGCCCGGTTGACGGCCGACGCCGCAGCCTACAGCGACGTCGTCGTCGCCCCGGACGGCCGCTCAGCCTACGCGCTGCGAAGCTCCTACGAGTTCCCGGCCGAGGCCGTGCGGATCGACCTGGCCAGCGGCGAGGTCACCCGGCTTCCCGCGCCGGCCGAGCGGCCCGCCTACCGCGGCAGCCTGGAGCGCGTGGAGGCGACCGCGGCGGACGGCACGCGCGTTCCCGGCTACCTGGCCCTTCCGGAAGGTGCCTCGGAGGGAAGCCCGGCTCCGTTGCTGCTTTGGATCCACGGCGGCCCGCTGGGTTCCTGGAACGCGTGGACCTGGCGCTGGAACCCCTGGCTGCTCGTGGCCAGCGGCTACGCGGTACTGCTTCCTGACCCCGCCCTTTCCACCGGGTACGGCCAGGAGCACATCCAGCGCGGCTGGGGGGAGTGGGGAAAGGCGCCCTTCACCGACCTGATGACGATCACCGACGCCGTCGTGCGGCGCCCGGACATCGACGAAACCCGCACCGCGGCGATGGGCGGTTCTTTCGGCGGCTACATGGCCAACTGGGTCGCCGGGCACACCGACCGGTTCAAGGCGATCGTCACGCACGCTAGCCTCTGGGCCCTGGACCAGTTCGGGCCCACCACTGACTCGGCCCAGTACTGGCTCAAGGAGATGACGGCTGAGATGGCCGCCGAGAATTCCCCGCACCTGCACGTGGAGAACATCCGCACCCCCATGCTGGTAATCCACGGCGACAAAGACTACCGCGTGCCGATCGGCGAGGGGCTGCGGCTCTGGTACGAACTGCTCTCCAAGTCGCAGTTGCCGGCTGACGAGAACGGTGACACCGAGCACCGCTTCCTTTACTTCCCGGACGAGAACCACTGGATCCTGCAGCCGCAGCACGCCAAGGTCTGGTACGGCGTCGTCGAGCACTTCCTGGCCAAGAACCTGCTGGACAAAGACCTCCCCGTCCCGGACGAGCTGGGCCTCTGA
- a CDS encoding Rieske (2Fe-2S) protein, which produces MNPEKSLPRRSFLLGAGALGGSAVALSACAGPGQDAAASSAAAGPAVPAGTPVRVGKLSDVQVGGSASGKVNGKAVVVFRPTENTVVAYDAACTHAGCPVAPAGGEFDCPCHGSSFKGSDGSVITGPARAPLGKLQAAVDGEWITVSA; this is translated from the coding sequence ATGAATCCTGAAAAGTCCCTCCCGCGACGCTCATTTCTGCTCGGTGCCGGCGCTTTGGGCGGGAGTGCCGTTGCCCTCTCCGCCTGCGCGGGTCCCGGCCAGGATGCGGCCGCCTCTTCGGCGGCAGCTGGCCCCGCGGTTCCGGCCGGCACTCCGGTCCGGGTCGGCAAGCTCAGCGACGTGCAGGTCGGCGGCTCCGCCAGCGGCAAGGTCAACGGCAAAGCCGTCGTGGTTTTCCGGCCCACCGAGAACACCGTGGTGGCATACGACGCCGCCTGCACCCATGCCGGGTGCCCGGTGGCTCCCGCCGGCGGGGAATTCGACTGCCCCTGCCACGGCTCCTCCTTCAAGGGCTCGGACGGCAGCGTGATCACCGGCCCGGCCCGGGCGCCGCTGGGCAAGCTGCAGGCCGCCGTCGACGGCGAATGGATCACCGTCAGCGCCTGA
- a CDS encoding ATP-dependent Clp protease ATP-binding subunit, with protein MFERFTDRARRVVVLAQEEARMLNHNYIGTEHILLGLIHEGEGVAAKALESLSISLDGVREQVQEIIGQGQQAPSGHIPFTPRAKKVLELSLREALQLGHNYIGTEHILLGLIREGEGVAAQVLVKLGADLNRVRQQVIQLLSGYQGKETSGAGVGPGQAEGTPAGSVVLDQFGRNLTQAARENKLDPVIGREQEMERVMQVLSRRTKNNPVLIGEPGVGKTAVVEGLAQAIVRGDVPETIKDKQLYTLDLGSLVAGSRYRGDFEERLKKVLKEIRTRGDIILFIDEIHTLVGAGAAEGAIDAASILKPMLARGELQTIGATTLDEYRKHIEKDAALERRFQPIQVKEPSVADAIEILKGLRDRYEAHHRVTITDGALASAASLSERYISDRFLPDKAIDLIDEAGARLRIRRMTAPPELKVMDEKISAMKLEKESAIDAQDFEGAASLRDKEQKLIAERAEKERQWKTGGMDDISEVDEDLIAEVLANSTGIPVFKLTEEESSRLLKMEDELHKRVVGQNEAIKALSQAIRRTRAGLKDPKRPGGSFIFAGPTGVGKTELAKALAEFLFGEEDALITLDMSEYSEKHTVSRLFGAPPGYVGYEEGGQLTEKVRRRPFSVVLFDEVEKAHADLFNSLLQILEDGRLTDSQGRVVDFKNTVIIMTTNLGTRDISKSVATGFQSGTDTQTGYNRMRARVTEELKQHFRPEFLNRVDDVVVFPQLTQDEIIEIVDLFVTRLEKRLKDKDMGIELTPAAKVLLATRGYDPAMGARPLRRTIQREIEDQLSEKILFGELHSGDIVVVDVQGEGDEAKFTFAGNAKPSIPEIAPSH; from the coding sequence ATGTTTGAGCGATTTACGGACCGTGCCCGTCGCGTAGTTGTGCTTGCCCAAGAAGAGGCACGCATGCTGAACCACAATTACATCGGTACCGAACACATCCTCTTGGGTCTGATCCATGAGGGTGAAGGTGTTGCCGCCAAAGCCCTCGAGTCCTTGAGCATCTCGCTCGACGGCGTCCGCGAGCAGGTGCAGGAGATTATCGGCCAGGGCCAGCAGGCTCCTTCCGGTCACATCCCGTTCACGCCGCGGGCCAAGAAAGTGCTGGAGCTCTCGCTGCGCGAGGCCTTGCAGCTGGGCCACAACTACATCGGCACGGAGCACATTCTGCTCGGCCTCATCCGCGAGGGTGAAGGTGTGGCGGCGCAGGTGCTGGTCAAGCTTGGAGCGGACCTGAACCGCGTCCGCCAGCAGGTCATCCAGCTGCTCTCCGGCTACCAGGGCAAGGAGACGTCCGGCGCAGGCGTTGGCCCCGGCCAGGCCGAAGGCACCCCCGCCGGCTCGGTCGTCCTCGACCAGTTCGGCCGGAACCTGACCCAGGCCGCACGGGAAAACAAACTGGACCCCGTGATCGGCCGCGAGCAGGAAATGGAACGCGTCATGCAGGTCCTTTCCCGCCGCACCAAGAACAACCCGGTGCTGATCGGTGAGCCCGGTGTCGGCAAGACCGCCGTCGTCGAAGGCCTCGCCCAGGCGATCGTCCGCGGCGACGTGCCGGAGACCATCAAGGACAAGCAGCTGTACACCCTGGACCTCGGGTCCCTGGTGGCCGGCTCCCGCTACCGCGGTGACTTCGAAGAGCGCCTGAAGAAGGTCCTCAAGGAAATCCGCACCCGCGGCGACATCATCCTGTTCATCGACGAGATCCACACCCTGGTGGGTGCCGGAGCCGCCGAGGGCGCCATCGATGCTGCCTCGATCCTGAAGCCCATGCTGGCCCGCGGCGAGCTGCAGACCATCGGTGCCACCACGCTGGATGAGTACCGCAAGCACATCGAGAAGGACGCCGCCCTGGAGCGCCGCTTCCAGCCGATCCAGGTCAAGGAGCCTTCCGTCGCTGACGCGATTGAGATCCTCAAGGGCCTGCGTGACCGCTACGAGGCGCACCACCGCGTCACCATCACCGACGGCGCCCTCGCCTCGGCCGCGAGCCTTTCCGAGCGCTACATCTCGGACCGCTTCCTGCCGGACAAGGCCATCGACCTGATTGACGAGGCCGGTGCCCGGCTGCGTATCCGCCGGATGACGGCTCCGCCGGAGCTCAAGGTCATGGACGAGAAAATCTCGGCCATGAAGCTTGAGAAGGAATCCGCGATCGACGCCCAGGACTTCGAAGGCGCCGCCTCGCTGCGCGACAAGGAGCAGAAGCTCATTGCCGAACGCGCCGAGAAGGAACGCCAGTGGAAGACCGGCGGCATGGACGACATCTCCGAGGTGGATGAGGATCTCATCGCCGAGGTGCTGGCGAACTCCACCGGTATCCCGGTCTTCAAGCTGACCGAGGAAGAGTCCTCGCGCCTGCTGAAGATGGAAGACGAACTGCACAAGCGCGTGGTCGGCCAGAATGAGGCCATCAAGGCCCTGTCCCAGGCGATCCGCCGCACCCGTGCAGGCCTGAAGGACCCGAAGCGTCCGGGCGGTTCGTTCATCTTCGCCGGCCCCACCGGCGTCGGCAAGACCGAGCTGGCGAAGGCCCTCGCGGAGTTCCTCTTCGGCGAGGAAGACGCCCTGATCACGCTGGACATGTCCGAGTACTCCGAGAAGCACACGGTTTCGCGGCTCTTCGGTGCCCCTCCGGGGTACGTGGGCTACGAGGAAGGCGGCCAGCTGACCGAGAAGGTCCGCCGTCGTCCGTTCTCCGTGGTGCTGTTCGACGAAGTGGAGAAGGCGCACGCCGACCTCTTCAACTCGCTGCTGCAGATTCTGGAAGACGGCCGTCTGACCGACTCCCAGGGCCGCGTGGTGGACTTCAAGAACACCGTGATCATCATGACCACGAACCTCGGTACCCGGGACATCTCCAAGAGCGTCGCCACCGGCTTCCAGTCGGGCACGGATACGCAGACCGGCTACAACCGGATGCGCGCCCGGGTCACGGAGGAACTCAAGCAGCACTTCCGTCCCGAGTTCCTGAACCGTGTTGACGACGTCGTGGTGTTCCCGCAGCTGACCCAGGACGAGATCATCGAGATCGTGGACCTGTTCGTCACCCGGCTCGAGAAGCGCCTCAAGGACAAGGACATGGGCATCGAGCTCACGCCCGCGGCCAAGGTGCTGCTGGCCACCCGCGGTTACGATCCCGCCATGGGCGCCCGGCCGCTGCGCCGGACCATCCAGCGCGAGATCGAGGACCAGCTCTCCGAGAAGATCCTCTTCGGCGAGCTGCACTCCGGCGACATCGTGGTGGTGGACGTCCAGGGCGAAGGCGACGAGGCGAAGTTCACCTTCGCAGGCAACGCCAAGCCGAGCATCCCGGAGATCGCCCCGAGCCACTAG
- a CDS encoding Lsr2 family protein, with translation MAQKVKIILVDDLDGGSADETVRFGLDGVSYEIDLSSGNASELRSALERFVGQARKTSTGRATRTKATTARNQDSAQIRQWARDNGYAVNSRGRIQAEIQEAYQKANS, from the coding sequence ATGGCACAGAAAGTTAAAATCATCCTCGTTGATGATCTGGATGGGGGATCCGCGGACGAAACTGTCCGGTTTGGCCTGGACGGCGTCAGTTATGAAATTGACCTCTCGTCCGGCAACGCCTCGGAACTGCGCTCGGCACTTGAGCGGTTCGTAGGCCAGGCGCGTAAGACTTCGACTGGCCGGGCGACCCGGACAAAGGCAACAACAGCGCGTAATCAGGACTCGGCGCAGATCCGGCAGTGGGCCCGGGACAACGGCTATGCGGTTAACAGCCGCGGCCGCATCCAGGCTGAAATTCAGGAAGCCTACCAAAAGGCAAATTCCTAG
- the lysS gene encoding lysine--tRNA ligase — MTSQNTPAPNTAAEPSDVSEQTLVRMEKRAKLIERSVEAYPVGVERTHSLTEIREKYAHLVADETTGDVVGVTGRIVFIRNTGKLCFATLQEGGLDGKAVRLQIMLSLANIGEEALADWKSLVDLGDHVFIKGEVISSRRGELSVMAESWTMASKALRPLPVLHAELNEETRVRQRYVDLIVRDEAREMVYTRAAITRSIRETLHRQGYVEVETPMLQLVHGGATARPFETHMNAFDQKMTLRIATELYLKRTVVGGIDRVYDMGRVFRNEGVDSTHSPEFTTLESYEAWADQFVMADRIKEIILDAADAAGVGRVLQTEAGEINLDGDWAWMAVYPGLSDFVGQEITPDTPEAELLALAEKYEVKVDANWDAEKLVVELFGELVEPTLLNPTFVYDYPPSAQPLARQHREDGRLIEAWDLIIGGMERGTAFSELIDPVIQRERLTEQSRRSAAGDVEAMQLDEDFLRALEYGAPPMGGIGLGIDRLVMLFTGAGIRETILFPLLKPEGH, encoded by the coding sequence GTGACTTCCCAAAACACCCCCGCCCCGAACACCGCCGCCGAGCCGTCCGACGTCAGCGAACAGACGCTGGTCCGGATGGAGAAGCGCGCCAAGCTGATCGAACGTAGCGTTGAGGCGTACCCGGTGGGGGTCGAGCGGACGCATTCGCTGACGGAAATCCGCGAAAAGTACGCGCACCTGGTGGCAGACGAAACCACGGGCGACGTCGTCGGCGTCACCGGCCGCATCGTCTTCATCCGCAACACCGGCAAGCTGTGCTTCGCCACCCTTCAGGAGGGCGGGCTCGACGGAAAGGCCGTACGGCTGCAGATCATGCTCAGCCTGGCGAACATCGGCGAGGAAGCGCTCGCGGACTGGAAGTCCCTCGTCGACCTTGGCGACCACGTCTTCATCAAGGGTGAGGTCATCTCCTCCCGCCGCGGCGAGCTCTCCGTGATGGCCGAGTCCTGGACCATGGCGTCCAAGGCGCTGCGGCCGCTGCCGGTGCTGCACGCCGAGCTCAACGAGGAAACCCGCGTCCGGCAGCGCTACGTGGACCTGATCGTCCGCGACGAGGCCCGCGAGATGGTCTACACCCGGGCCGCGATCACGCGTTCCATCCGAGAAACCCTGCACCGCCAGGGCTACGTCGAGGTGGAAACCCCGATGCTGCAGCTCGTGCACGGCGGGGCCACCGCGCGCCCGTTTGAAACCCACATGAACGCCTTCGACCAGAAGATGACGCTGCGGATCGCGACCGAGCTGTACCTGAAGCGGACCGTCGTCGGCGGCATCGACCGCGTCTACGACATGGGCCGCGTCTTCCGGAACGAGGGCGTTGACTCCACGCACAGCCCGGAGTTCACCACACTCGAGAGCTACGAGGCCTGGGCGGACCAGTTCGTGATGGCGGACCGCATTAAGGAGATCATCCTCGACGCCGCCGACGCGGCCGGAGTGGGCCGTGTGCTGCAGACCGAGGCCGGCGAGATCAACCTCGACGGCGACTGGGCATGGATGGCGGTGTACCCGGGCCTTTCCGACTTTGTGGGCCAGGAGATCACCCCGGACACGCCTGAAGCCGAGCTGCTGGCCCTGGCCGAGAAGTATGAGGTCAAGGTCGATGCGAACTGGGACGCCGAGAAGCTCGTCGTCGAGCTCTTCGGCGAACTGGTTGAACCGACGCTGCTCAACCCTACTTTCGTTTACGACTACCCGCCCTCCGCGCAGCCGCTGGCCCGCCAGCACCGCGAAGACGGTCGGCTGATCGAGGCGTGGGACCTGATTATCGGCGGTATGGAGCGCGGCACCGCGTTCTCCGAACTCATTGACCCGGTTATTCAGCGCGAACGGCTCACCGAGCAGTCCCGCCGGTCAGCAGCCGGCGACGTCGAAGCCATGCAGCTTGATGAGGACTTCCTCCGCGCCCTTGAGTACGGAGCGCCGCCGATGGGCGGCATCGGACTGGGCATCGACCGGCTGGTCATGCTCTTTACCGGCGCCGGAATCCGCGAAACCATCCTCTTCCCGCTGCTGAAGCCGGAAGGGCACTGA
- a CDS encoding thymidine kinase: MAKLYFRYGAMNSGKSTGLLQAAFNYEERGQRVLLAKPDIDTKGDADVVSRLGMTRSVDFLIPAGASARELFSAQAHGDDPDALLQHVDTPPVACLLVDEAQFLEPEQVDDLFRIAVLDNVPVLAYGIRTDFRTRAFPGSLRLLEIAHTLEELKTICRCGRKAIFNTRRIGEQVVFDGEQVAIDGQDAWYESLCGSCYLELSGGRLGS, from the coding sequence TTGGCCAAGCTCTACTTCCGTTACGGCGCGATGAACTCCGGCAAGTCGACGGGGCTGCTGCAGGCCGCGTTCAACTACGAGGAGCGCGGCCAGCGGGTGCTGCTCGCCAAGCCGGATATCGACACCAAGGGCGACGCCGACGTCGTCTCCCGGCTGGGGATGACGCGGTCGGTGGACTTTCTGATCCCCGCCGGCGCATCCGCCCGGGAGCTGTTTTCGGCGCAGGCCCACGGCGACGACCCGGACGCACTGCTTCAGCATGTGGACACGCCGCCGGTGGCCTGCCTGCTGGTGGATGAAGCCCAGTTCCTGGAACCGGAGCAGGTGGACGACCTGTTCCGCATCGCCGTCCTGGACAACGTCCCGGTGCTGGCCTACGGCATCCGCACCGACTTCCGGACCCGGGCCTTCCCCGGCTCGCTCCGGCTGCTGGAAATCGCGCACACGCTGGAGGAGCTCAAGACCATCTGCCGGTGCGGGCGCAAGGCCATCTTCAACACCCGCCGGATCGGCGAGCAGGTGGTGTTCGACGGCGAGCAGGTCGCCATCGACGGCCAGGACGCCTGGTACGAGTCGCTCTGCGGGTCCTGCTACCTTGAGCTTTCCGGCGGCCGGCTGGGCAGCTGA
- a CDS encoding alpha/beta fold hydrolase, giving the protein MTRENIRTPDGGTLELFSTGAELAAAGSGVVVVPASMVTAADYTRFAQKLSAALGRPVHTFNRRGRGSSSPQPEDYTLDVDIRDLDAVMRHTASTDVFGHSFGGAVALHAARTLPVERLAVYDPAVSVNHSVTADWTSEYERLTAAGDDDRALAVLVRGLETGSALSRMPLSMLTLANKFTAGTPVGKQLRELMKTGVREIKAIVAADMPAEPFLELPLETLIIVGEKSPAYFGVACGQIHDVLSGSSYTILPGMGHDGVNKAPDRLISELTDFYAG; this is encoded by the coding sequence ATGACCCGCGAGAACATTCGAACCCCAGACGGCGGAACCCTCGAGCTTTTTAGCACGGGCGCGGAGCTTGCGGCGGCAGGCTCCGGCGTCGTCGTCGTGCCCGCCTCGATGGTGACGGCCGCGGACTACACCCGTTTCGCGCAAAAGCTCAGCGCCGCCCTGGGCCGGCCAGTCCACACCTTTAACCGGCGCGGCCGCGGCTCCTCCTCACCGCAGCCGGAGGATTACACCCTCGATGTCGACATCCGGGACCTGGACGCCGTGATGCGGCACACCGCCAGCACCGACGTCTTCGGCCACAGCTTCGGCGGCGCCGTCGCGCTGCACGCGGCACGGACCCTGCCGGTGGAGCGCTTGGCCGTGTACGACCCCGCCGTGTCGGTGAACCACAGCGTCACGGCCGACTGGACCTCCGAATACGAGCGCCTGACCGCCGCCGGCGACGACGACCGTGCCCTGGCCGTGCTGGTCCGCGGCCTCGAGACCGGCAGTGCGCTGTCCCGGATGCCGCTGTCCATGCTGACCCTCGCGAACAAGTTCACCGCCGGCACTCCGGTGGGCAAGCAGCTGCGCGAGCTCATGAAGACAGGTGTCCGCGAGATCAAGGCGATCGTGGCCGCGGATATGCCGGCCGAGCCGTTCCTCGAACTGCCCTTGGAGACGCTGATCATCGTGGGCGAGAAGAGCCCCGCGTATTTCGGTGTCGCCTGCGGGCAGATCCACGACGTGCTCTCCGGTTCCAGCTACACGATTCTGCCGGGCATGGGTCACGACGGAGTCAACAAGGCGCCTGACCGGCTGATCTCCGAACTCACCGACTTCTACGCCGGCTGA
- a CDS encoding MDR family MFS transporter, producing the protein MSTDVSPAHSNPAPAGVAPEKRNPAPDKLSRESVTVIATLLVATFVVILNETIMNVALQRLMVDLRVDAPTVQWLSTGFMLTMAVVIPTTGFILQRLSTRAAFMLAMGLFSGGTLLAALAPGFEVLLLARIIQAGGTAIMLPLLMTTILTLVPVARRGAVMGNVSIAISVAPAMGPTVSGLILQHFSWRFMFVFVLPVALLAFGIGARFLRNIGDTEKTRLDVLSVLLTVPAFGGVVYGLSQIGSGNGGPAVPAVVALGVGVVALLAFVLRQLTLQKSTAPLLDLRAFNFRMFTVSVLLLVVAMIALFGAVILLPLYLQEIRGLKSLETGLVLLPGGLAMGLLGPVIGRLFDKLGPLPLTVTGSVLMVLSLWQFSRLDAQTPVGWIIALHVALSLGLALLFTPAFTTGLNPLPPQLYSHGSAIMSTLQQVAGAAGTALLISIFAVVSAGSGIVAGMHAAFLTAAGIACAAVVLSVLMRKTDGAATPGGH; encoded by the coding sequence ATGTCTACCGACGTTTCGCCCGCCCACAGCAATCCTGCCCCGGCCGGCGTCGCCCCCGAGAAGCGGAACCCGGCACCGGACAAACTGTCCCGCGAGTCCGTCACCGTCATCGCCACCTTGCTGGTGGCCACCTTCGTGGTGATCCTGAACGAGACGATCATGAACGTTGCACTGCAGCGGCTCATGGTTGACCTGCGGGTTGATGCGCCCACCGTGCAGTGGCTCTCCACCGGTTTCATGCTGACCATGGCCGTGGTCATTCCCACTACCGGGTTCATTCTGCAGCGGCTCTCCACCAGGGCGGCCTTCATGCTGGCCATGGGACTCTTCTCCGGCGGCACGCTGCTCGCGGCCCTCGCGCCCGGCTTCGAGGTGCTGCTGCTGGCCAGGATCATCCAGGCCGGCGGCACGGCCATTATGCTGCCGCTGCTGATGACCACCATCCTCACCCTGGTTCCGGTTGCCCGCCGGGGCGCCGTGATGGGCAACGTGAGCATCGCGATCTCGGTGGCACCGGCCATGGGGCCGACGGTGTCCGGGCTGATCCTCCAGCATTTCTCCTGGCGGTTCATGTTCGTCTTCGTCCTGCCGGTCGCCCTGCTCGCTTTCGGCATCGGCGCCAGGTTCCTGCGCAACATCGGCGACACCGAGAAGACCCGCCTGGACGTGCTCTCCGTGCTGCTGACGGTCCCGGCGTTCGGCGGCGTCGTTTACGGGCTGAGCCAGATCGGCAGCGGAAACGGAGGCCCCGCCGTCCCGGCAGTCGTGGCCCTCGGCGTCGGCGTTGTCGCCCTGCTGGCCTTCGTCCTGCGCCAGCTCACGCTGCAAAAGTCGACGGCGCCGCTGCTGGACCTGCGCGCCTTCAACTTCCGGATGTTCACCGTCTCCGTGCTGCTGCTCGTGGTCGCGATGATTGCCTTGTTCGGCGCCGTGATCCTGTTGCCCCTGTACCTGCAGGAGATCCGCGGGCTCAAATCGCTGGAAACAGGTCTCGTCCTGCTACCGGGCGGCCTCGCGATGGGCCTGCTGGGCCCGGTTATCGGCCGGCTCTTCGACAAGCTGGGCCCGCTGCCGTTGACCGTGACAGGATCGGTTCTGATGGTGCTCTCGCTCTGGCAGTTCTCGCGCCTTGACGCCCAGACACCGGTGGGCTGGATCATCGCATTGCATGTTGCCCTTAGCCTGGGACTGGCGCTGCTGTTCACGCCTGCGTTCACCACCGGCCTGAACCCATTGCCGCCGCAGCTCTACTCGCACGGCTCGGCCATTATGAGCACGCTGCAGCAGGTTGCCGGGGCGGCCGGCACCGCGTTGCTGATTTCGATCTTCGCCGTCGTCTCCGCCGGGTCCGGCATCGTCGCGGGCATGCACGCGGCATTCCTGACGGCGGCCGGCATCGCATGCGCCGCCGTCGTGCTGTCCGTTCTGATGCGCAAGACCGACGGCGCCGCAACTCCGGGCGGCCACTAA
- the panC gene encoding pantoate--beta-alanine ligase, with protein MGIQLVTTAAQLRAESARLLTEKGGTSQGLVPTMGALHAGHARLARTAVEQNDVVVASIFVNPLQFGEAVDLERYPRTLEADLALLEAEGVDLVFAPSVEEVYPGGEPMVRITSGTLADKWEGASRPGHFDGALTVVAKLLHYGLPGTGQTVYRAYFGQKDAQQLTLVRRMVADLNFPVEIVPVPIVRSPDGLALSSRNRFLSDPEREAALVLSRALRLVEDRANAHEPLDLDSARALVESQPLVELDYFDVVDPLTLEPLAENCRETPFRGEGLVLIAAKVGPVRLIDNVPLDS; from the coding sequence ATGGGAATCCAGCTTGTGACCACCGCCGCCCAGTTGCGCGCCGAAAGTGCCCGCCTGCTCACCGAGAAAGGCGGAACTTCGCAAGGGCTGGTGCCCACGATGGGCGCCCTGCACGCGGGCCACGCCCGGCTGGCGCGCACCGCCGTCGAACAGAACGACGTCGTGGTGGCCAGCATCTTCGTCAATCCGTTGCAGTTCGGCGAAGCGGTGGACCTCGAGCGTTACCCGCGGACTCTCGAGGCTGACCTGGCCCTGCTCGAGGCCGAAGGGGTGGATCTGGTCTTTGCGCCCTCGGTGGAGGAGGTGTACCCGGGCGGGGAACCGATGGTGCGGATCACGTCCGGCACGCTCGCGGACAAGTGGGAGGGCGCGTCCCGGCCCGGGCACTTCGACGGCGCCCTGACGGTGGTGGCGAAGCTGCTGCACTACGGGCTTCCCGGCACAGGCCAGACCGTTTACCGGGCGTATTTCGGCCAAAAGGATGCCCAGCAGCTGACCCTGGTGCGGAGGATGGTGGCGGACCTGAATTTCCCGGTGGAAATCGTGCCGGTGCCGATCGTCCGGTCACCGGACGGGCTGGCACTCTCGAGCCGCAACCGGTTCCTGTCCGATCCCGAGCGCGAGGCCGCCCTCGTGCTGTCCCGGGCGTTGCGGCTGGTCGAGGACCGTGCCAACGCGCACGAACCCCTGGACCTGGACTCGGCCCGGGCGCTGGTGGAATCCCAGCCCCTCGTGGAGCTGGATTACTTCGACGTCGTCGATCCGCTCACCCTGGAGCCGCTTGCGGAGAACTGCCGCGAGACACCGTTCCGCGGCGAGGGCCTCGTGCTGATCGCCGCGAAGGTCGGTCCGGTGCGGCTGATCGACAACGTTCCGCTGGACTCCTAA